In one Sphingomonas sp. AP4-R1 genomic region, the following are encoded:
- a CDS encoding nuclear transport factor 2 family protein, translated as MSRPPLPPFDEQSAIEKVRLAEDGWNSRDPAKVALAYTLDTRWRNRAEFLEGRADVEAFLTRKWNRELDYRLIKELWAFAGNRIAVRYAYEYHDDSGHWFRAYGNENWEFAADGLMRVRHCSINEHPIAEADRKFHWPLGRRPDDHPGLSHFGF; from the coding sequence ATGTCCCGTCCCCCGCTTCCGCCATTCGACGAACAGTCCGCGATCGAGAAGGTCCGCCTGGCCGAGGACGGCTGGAACAGCCGCGATCCGGCGAAGGTCGCGCTCGCCTACACGCTCGACACGCGCTGGCGGAACCGCGCGGAATTCCTGGAAGGGCGCGCCGATGTTGAGGCGTTCCTCACCCGCAAATGGAATCGCGAGCTCGATTATCGGCTGATCAAGGAGCTATGGGCCTTCGCCGGCAACCGCATCGCCGTGCGCTACGCCTATGAATATCACGACGATAGCGGCCACTGGTTCCGCGCTTACGGCAATGAGAATTGGGAATTCGCCGCGGACGGGCTGATGCGCGTGCGCCATTGCAGCATCAACGAACATCCGATCGCGGAGGCGGACCGCAAATTCCACTGGCCGCTGGGTCGCCGCCCGGACGATCATCCCGGCCTCAGCCACTTCGGTTTTTAA
- a CDS encoding phosphatidylinositol-specific phospholipase C1-like protein produces MLPLLLALAADAAPVLRMNDISVVGTHNSYKQAMALATMAKLRAADPKAADTLDYSHRPLAEQLDAGARQLEIDVNYDPEGGHYAAGSADPKLAMPGFKVLHIPGIDNGTSCTLLTDCLKQILAWSDTHPRHVPILLMFNAKDEQNAKRGGIDALPFTEAAYDALDAEIRAVLPAGKIITPDEVQGRYPTLREAVLAHNWPTLEKARGRFLFALDEPPAKVAVYRGKRRSLEGRVSFINTDEQSPAAAYLTLNHPIEDQDRIRRDVAAGFIVRTRADANTVEARANDTHPRDAAFASGAQYVSTDYLWPDPRLGTDYSVRLPGGGPARCNPVRAPKGCADTTMEAAK; encoded by the coding sequence ATGCTTCCGCTTCTGCTGGCGCTCGCCGCCGATGCCGCCCCCGTCCTCCGCATGAACGACATCAGCGTGGTCGGCACGCACAACAGCTACAAGCAGGCGATGGCGCTGGCGACGATGGCGAAGCTGCGCGCGGCCGATCCGAAAGCGGCGGACACGCTCGATTACAGCCACCGTCCACTCGCCGAGCAACTGGATGCGGGCGCGCGCCAGCTGGAGATCGACGTCAATTACGATCCTGAGGGTGGCCATTATGCGGCCGGCTCCGCCGATCCCAAGCTCGCCATGCCGGGCTTCAAGGTGCTGCACATTCCCGGCATCGACAATGGCACGAGTTGCACGTTGCTCACCGATTGCCTGAAGCAGATCCTCGCCTGGTCGGACACGCATCCGCGCCACGTGCCGATCCTGCTGATGTTCAACGCCAAGGACGAGCAGAATGCGAAGCGCGGCGGCATCGACGCGCTGCCCTTCACCGAGGCCGCTTATGATGCGCTGGATGCCGAGATCCGGGCGGTGCTGCCTGCGGGCAAGATCATCACGCCGGACGAGGTGCAGGGCCGCTATCCGACCCTGCGCGAGGCCGTGCTCGCCCACAACTGGCCAACGCTGGAGAAAGCGCGCGGGCGTTTCCTGTTCGCGCTCGATGAGCCTCCCGCGAAGGTCGCCGTCTATCGCGGCAAGCGGCGCTCGCTGGAGGGCCGGGTGTCCTTCATCAATACGGACGAGCAATCGCCGGCCGCCGCGTATCTGACGCTCAACCACCCGATCGAGGATCAGGACAGGATCCGCCGCGACGTGGCGGCCGGCTTCATTGTCCGCACGCGCGCCGATGCCAACACGGTCGAGGCGCGCGCCAACGACACGCACCCGCGCGACGCCGCCTTCGCCAGCGGCGCCCAATATGTGTCGACCGATTATCTGTGGCCGGATCCGCGCCTCGGCACCGATTACAGCGTCCGCCTGCCCGGTGGCGGTCCGGCGCGGTGCAATCCTGTCCGCGCGCCCAAGGGATGCGCTGACACGACCATGGAAGCGGCCAAGTGA
- a CDS encoding phosphatase PAP2 family protein produces MKVVMVLALAGIAVGAVAATDAPRPYLADVPKAELIHVLPPPPASGSAEEEADRRIFRETRALEGSPRWQLATHDVTDDRFTTFACAMGMKLDRQSAPALARVFDRMGGVDLVASVKSAYQRRRPYLDVPGPICEPKTAHLAGNGDYPSGHTTAGWSTALVLAELMPDRATAILRRGRVYGESRYLCGAHSKSAVEAGYLAGSAMVALLHASPDFAPDMLAARRELKDLRSKAPSSDPARCTLENESSRNARPNRAAGNRGR; encoded by the coding sequence GTGAAGGTCGTCATGGTCCTCGCCCTCGCCGGTATCGCGGTGGGAGCGGTGGCGGCCACGGATGCGCCGAGGCCCTATCTGGCGGACGTGCCCAAGGCCGAACTGATCCACGTCCTGCCGCCGCCGCCCGCATCGGGCTCGGCCGAAGAAGAGGCCGACCGGCGCATTTTCCGCGAAACCCGCGCGCTGGAAGGTAGCCCGCGCTGGCAGCTCGCCACGCATGACGTGACCGACGATCGCTTCACCACCTTCGCCTGTGCGATGGGCATGAAGCTGGATCGACAGAGCGCTCCGGCGCTGGCGCGCGTGTTCGATCGGATGGGCGGGGTGGACCTCGTCGCGTCCGTGAAGAGCGCCTATCAGCGCCGCCGCCCTTATCTCGACGTGCCCGGCCCGATCTGCGAGCCCAAGACGGCGCATCTGGCCGGCAATGGCGATTATCCCTCGGGCCATACCACGGCAGGCTGGTCGACCGCGCTGGTGCTGGCCGAACTGATGCCGGATCGCGCGACCGCGATCCTGCGGCGCGGCCGGGTCTATGGCGAAAGCCGCTATCTGTGCGGCGCGCACAGCAAAAGCGCGGTGGAGGCGGGATATCTGGCTGGATCGGCAATGGTGGCGTTGCTCCACGCATCGCCGGACTTCGCCCCCGACATGCTCGCCGCTCGCCGCGAGCTGAAAGACTTGCGATCCAAGGCGCCATCATCCGATCCCGCGCGATGTACCCTGGAAAACGAAAGCTCCCGGAATGCCCGCCCGAACCGAGCCGCGGGCAATCGGGGAAGATGA